In a single window of the Leptospira sanjuanensis genome:
- a CDS encoding YdcF family protein: MSTILFSISKLATLVLFPLSLVLLILLFVGARLKNWKEKFSVWIPVLFLWILSTSTVSQTLIRSLELYYPPVSLEKVPKADVILVLGGMVSTLSVHDEPVELYNTAERLTETVRLYNAKKAPRILFSGGSGNLFYQEVPESEPAGRFLKQMGIPSSSLILESKSRNTAENKSFAMELLKERGWTSVILVTSSFHMKRSVEIFQEKGITIIPFPTDFRTQKAVLTLDNFFPSTSCLENSTISIKEWIGILVHKIKNS; the protein is encoded by the coding sequence ATGTCCACGATCTTATTCTCCATTTCCAAATTAGCCACGCTCGTCTTATTTCCTTTGTCCTTGGTTCTTCTGATTCTTTTGTTCGTCGGAGCGAGGCTTAAGAACTGGAAGGAAAAATTCTCCGTTTGGATTCCGGTTCTTTTTCTTTGGATCTTATCCACGAGCACCGTTTCGCAAACTCTGATCCGATCCTTGGAGCTCTATTATCCCCCGGTTTCTTTGGAAAAAGTTCCGAAGGCGGACGTAATACTCGTGTTAGGCGGTATGGTTTCCACGTTGAGCGTTCACGACGAACCCGTGGAATTGTATAACACAGCCGAAAGACTCACCGAGACGGTCAGGCTTTACAATGCCAAAAAGGCTCCGAGAATTCTATTTTCCGGAGGGTCCGGAAATCTTTTTTATCAAGAAGTTCCCGAGTCGGAACCGGCCGGACGATTTTTAAAACAGATGGGAATCCCGAGTTCTTCCCTGATTCTGGAATCGAAAAGCCGAAACACGGCGGAGAACAAGAGTTTTGCGATGGAGTTACTCAAAGAACGCGGCTGGACTTCCGTGATTCTGGTGACTTCTTCCTTTCATATGAAACGTTCCGTGGAAATCTTTCAGGAAAAAGGGATCACGATCATCCCCTTTCCCACGGATTTTAGAACGCAGAAGGCGGTTTTGACGTTGGACAACTTTTTCCCTTCCACTTCCTGTCTCGAAAACTCCACGATTTCGATCAAGGAATGGATCGGAATTCTCGTTCACAAGATCAAGAATTCCTAA
- a CDS encoding tautomerase family protein, producing MPYVNLQVAGPLTRKQKEEIVKEFSETLHRVAGKPPEVTYIVIEEVAKENWAVGGKLLE from the coding sequence ATGCCTTACGTCAACTTACAAGTCGCCGGTCCTCTCACTCGCAAACAAAAAGAAGAGATCGTTAAAGAATTTTCCGAAACGTTGCATAGAGTAGCGGGAAAACCTCCCGAAGTCACATACATCGTCATCGAAGAAGTCGCCAAAGAAAATTGGGCGGTCGGCGGAAAACTGCTCGAATAA
- a CDS encoding TonB-dependent receptor — MKKQLQYYFRIFLFSIFLSPFSIFALDVALTGSVKDKEGNPVPNARVLIQESRKSAVSDDKGEFVLDHVPPGKYTLIAIARGYHSESLSVTIGEKDQKIQFALAKSSLDESAINVTAKSTISDFLTSPQPITVLSGRQLDRQRGETAMSAINNTPGVSNLTTGAGTSKPIIRGLTGQRVLVMTDGIRQEEQQFGDDHTVELDAFNIQKIEIIRGPGSLLYGSDALGGVVNVIRDKAPLSGEGVPRMAGIFNSNSYSNNKQDAGNFAVFGNIDGFGYRASSNTRKAGRITTPNGTIPNTGMIEKNQSASIGLDGKWGNFYVDSFRREQTQDLFDNPNENPGSTVHQKLLHEKSHFHSFLIFSAGNLELDFSYQRNNRREIESKNKLLPIKDVLLDESVDVFDKSFQYYQATSRAKYQGLNLFLDTATADAKFHHKPIFNFLKGTFGVSGLEQKNRTIGTEPLIPSYGIVNVAGYFLEELKLGSVTLSAGVRGDKRSADIRNNAALGITEQTKNYYATTGSAGLVWRIDKSFSTVLNYGRGFRAPTPFELFSNGVHEGTGKFEIGKDTLKPEYSNNLDLSFRYASSRIQTEISAFQNHIQNFIYAASIAEIDPESGLPKYKYKQGDAMLRGGEFSIQAEVTRKLVLSGGIDIVHARNQNDTNPLPRTTPNRARAGLRWTEESLWGMKNFYVSINGRFYDSQYRVDPKETPSKGYNLTDIGLGFELPYFGDGTSKPTVDLSVQNVFNVAYVDHLSRYKDYALNPGINAILKVSFPFTVIQ; from the coding sequence CTTGGATGTCGCTTTAACGGGAAGCGTCAAAGATAAGGAAGGGAATCCCGTTCCCAACGCTCGAGTTCTCATCCAAGAATCGAGAAAAAGCGCGGTTAGCGACGACAAAGGAGAGTTCGTCTTGGACCACGTTCCTCCCGGGAAATACACATTGATCGCGATCGCGAGGGGATATCATTCCGAATCCCTCTCCGTCACGATCGGTGAGAAGGACCAGAAGATTCAGTTCGCATTAGCAAAAAGTTCTCTTGACGAATCGGCGATCAACGTCACGGCAAAATCGACGATCTCGGACTTTTTGACTTCTCCGCAACCGATCACGGTTTTGTCGGGTAGACAACTCGATCGGCAACGCGGCGAAACCGCCATGTCCGCGATCAACAACACTCCCGGTGTTTCCAACCTAACCACGGGAGCCGGGACTTCCAAACCGATCATCCGAGGTTTGACGGGGCAAAGAGTTCTCGTCATGACCGACGGAATCCGCCAGGAAGAACAGCAGTTCGGGGACGATCATACGGTCGAATTAGACGCTTTTAATATTCAAAAAATTGAAATCATCCGCGGTCCGGGAAGTTTGCTCTACGGTTCGGACGCTCTCGGAGGAGTGGTCAACGTCATCCGCGACAAGGCTCCTCTCAGCGGAGAAGGCGTTCCGAGAATGGCCGGGATTTTCAATTCTAACAGTTATTCGAACAACAAACAGGACGCGGGCAATTTCGCCGTCTTCGGGAACATAGACGGTTTCGGTTATCGCGCCAGCTCGAACACGCGTAAAGCGGGAAGAATTACGACACCGAACGGAACGATTCCGAACACGGGTATGATCGAAAAAAACCAGAGCGCTTCGATCGGTCTCGACGGCAAATGGGGAAACTTTTACGTGGATTCGTTTCGAAGGGAACAAACCCAGGATTTATTCGACAATCCGAACGAAAATCCCGGATCCACGGTTCATCAAAAACTTCTGCACGAAAAATCACATTTTCATTCTTTTCTAATATTCTCCGCAGGTAATCTGGAACTCGATTTTTCGTATCAGAGAAACAACCGTAGAGAAATCGAATCCAAAAACAAACTTCTTCCGATCAAGGACGTTCTTTTGGACGAATCCGTGGACGTTTTCGACAAATCCTTTCAATACTACCAGGCAACTTCCCGTGCGAAATACCAAGGATTGAATCTTTTTCTCGATACTGCGACCGCGGACGCTAAGTTTCATCACAAACCTATATTCAATTTTTTGAAAGGAACCTTCGGCGTTTCCGGTTTGGAACAGAAAAACAGAACGATCGGAACCGAACCCTTGATTCCCTCCTACGGAATCGTGAACGTGGCCGGTTATTTTTTGGAGGAACTCAAACTCGGTTCGGTTACGTTGAGCGCGGGAGTTCGAGGGGACAAACGATCGGCGGATATCCGCAACAACGCGGCTCTCGGAATCACGGAACAAACCAAAAATTATTATGCGACAACCGGTTCCGCGGGGCTCGTCTGGAGAATCGACAAATCGTTTTCGACGGTTTTAAACTACGGCCGAGGTTTTCGCGCCCCTACCCCGTTCGAACTTTTTTCCAACGGAGTCCACGAAGGGACCGGAAAATTCGAAATCGGAAAGGACACCCTCAAACCGGAATATTCGAATAACTTGGATCTGTCGTTCCGATACGCTTCTTCCCGGATTCAAACCGAGATCAGCGCATTTCAAAATCACATTCAAAATTTCATATATGCCGCAAGCATCGCGGAGATCGATCCGGAATCCGGTCTTCCGAAATACAAATACAAACAGGGAGACGCGATGCTCCGAGGGGGAGAATTCTCGATCCAAGCAGAAGTCACCCGCAAACTCGTTCTTTCCGGCGGGATCGATATCGTTCACGCTCGAAATCAGAACGACACGAATCCTCTTCCGAGAACGACTCCGAACCGCGCGCGCGCCGGTCTCCGTTGGACGGAGGAATCCCTTTGGGGCATGAAGAATTTTTACGTTTCGATCAACGGAAGATTTTACGATTCCCAATACCGGGTCGATCCCAAAGAAACCCCGAGCAAGGGTTACAATCTTACGGACATCGGACTCGGTTTCGAACTTCCGTATTTCGGAGACGGAACGTCCAAACCGACCGTCGATCTCAGCGTACAAAACGTATTCAACGTCGCTTACGTGGATCATTTGAGCCGCTACAAAGACTACGCTCTAAACCCCGGAATCAACGCGATCCTCAAAGTCTCGTTCCCGTTTACTGTCATTCAATAG